One Gossypium hirsutum isolate 1008001.06 chromosome A08, Gossypium_hirsutum_v2.1, whole genome shotgun sequence genomic window, tggaggacatgggcgtgtccctgtattgcttaggccatgtgagctACATGGGCCATCACATGACCATGTCGAAATGGCCgcatgggcgtgttgcccttccacacaggcgtgtgccttgtttaaaattcaaattttctatagatggtttaaggactcGGGTTAATCCCTAACAattttcaatggtcgatttggggctcgtaggctcataacaagaagtttaaagtagaaattgaaaaagttttatatTAGATCGAGTCTTGGTGACTTGTGAACGTTTAGGTTCATGAGATCGaattaggtaatgcctcgtattccgctcaggcgtgggttacgggtatggggtgttatagTGTCACTGGTGGAGAACGTTGATATCTGTAGTACCAccagagagggttacttgggaattctttcaagaggaattttgaaagaaatagattagtgaaagatttattgaacAGAAGTGTAAGGAATtcctagaattgaaacaaggtcgtatgaaagttagtgaatatgagagagaattcgtcagactcagtaaatatgctcgggagtgcGTACCCTCCGAAGCTAAgatgtgtagaagatttgaagatggactcaatgaggacattaagacattagtgggcattcttgagttgaaagaatttgtggtacttgttgaatgggcttgtaaagccgaagacttGGTTAAAGAGAGGAAGAAGGCTGAGTCTGATGCAAGAGATACAAGAAACGGTACATGAGTAAGTTTTTgccatctcagtctaagaaatctagagagatgTATTCTCGTTCACATGTGTCAGCTGGACATTCATATAGGAATCGTAGAAGGCAGAATTTGGGTTTTAGATCTCAGGCTACGTCTGTGGCAAGCATGGGTAACGCTAAACCTTCCAAGGCTGAATGTCCgcaatgtggtagacgtcatttTGGCAACTGTAGAGTGAGAGAAGGatcttgttttaaatgtgtttCTCTAGACTACATTATTAAGGACTGTCCTGAGATGAtgggaaaagaaaaatttcagagtccAAGACCGAGTGGCACAGCTTCTAGGGGAAGACCCTCAAGAAATATCGAGAATGGGTTCGGTAGTAAGAATGTGATGCGAGACATAGCAGTGATGTCCGGAGCTAGGGCTccggctagagcctatgccatacaTACACGCGAAGACGCAACTtttcctgatgtgatcactggtaaattttctctctatgatactaatgttattgctttgatagaccctagctccactcattcgtatgtgtgtatgaaattaGCATCTAGTCTGAATATTCCTgtcgagtctacagaatttgtaattAAGGTGTCTTACCCGTTaggaaagcatgtgatagttgataaagtatgtaagaaatttCCTTTGATGGTTAGAGATCATTGTTTTCCGGCCGACTTGCTGTTGTCTctgtttgacgaatttgatgtcatactgggtatggattggttgacactacataaggctatagtgaattgtagacagaaagttatggaactgaaatgtgaaaacggtgaaattcttcgggttaaacCAGATGATACAGGGAAGTTGCTAATGATGGTATTTTCGATAGTTGTTTAGAGATATATGataaaagggtatgaagcttatttggcatatataTTGAACACAAAGGAATCTGaggtaacaccccaaacccagcctaaacgttatggccaaatctgacgtgtcacatcaaagcgtcgttcaaaaattgagttgtcgttaaaagttcatttttataattaaaaccttttgctcgaggttagcaaatcatcttgtcaaaaacatttacttAATGTCTGGCATTAATACTTTAAGTTATTTCAAATCGTGGAAGCtactaaagtttgaaatataaaaacgtctgtttttaagtgtttttgaaaatagttaataatttttgaaaattcatgtTTAGCAGTCttaaataaggaaatcaaaagcccaattaaaaaattaatccctcaaaggccttattacagaattaaaaccccaaaacataaaattcaaataaaaagtctACAGCAGAGCATCagcggtcgtgtggccacctccgagtctcttGCAGCTTCAAATcgcctaaggctggggattacctgtacagttagacAAAAGGGTGAGTCTGCGAAAACTCATTGTGTAATCCCTTATAATACAAACAATCAGATGTACGGTATGCAGAAATAGTATCAGGTGGGACTTAGCCCATTAATGGAATTAGGTGGGCCTAATCCCAATATAGAATTAGTATCAGATGTAGATATGCAGATAGATTCCCagcccgtaccaaccaacacaccatgtggggataaaactgacccacccagccaacacaccaagcttaacaccgttgcggcactaagtcaacaggaCGGTTCAATGCCATAGACAGAACGGCTAAAGGCCGTAAATATCGCATCAACGCTGTCAGTTAATAGAACGACTATATGCCATAAGTATCGCAGAAAGGCTGAAAGCCTTGTACAGAACGGCTGCAACccgtacacttcctccgtcaataataacccaaccccatgaaGTATGCCATGTCATAAATAATatgtgtatgcaaagtcatactaaGTATagtcatatatgtaaatcataagcacatcagtcatatggATCATAAGGGCATAATCGCCATTCTACCTTaaaggggtattacggtcattatacaaatcgagggtattttggcaCTTATTACGACCTCCTAGAAGGTTTATCGTTGCTTTGAGTGACTAGGATAACCTACATGGCAAGAACAGTGTATATGGGCCCAAAACCCGTTGTTGGGCCCAAGTGGGCCTACACGCTCCTGGGgcctatttagcccaaattcagcTACGACTATGTGACCTatatagcccagtccaatatttatcacAAATTATAGATTTAATCTGAGTGGGGCCCATGAGCCTATTGGGCCCACTCGACCCTTTTCGACCCATCGAGGCCCATAACGGCCTCAGTCCACGAAAATGCACCTGGTGACCTTTAATAGCCAAGGAAGTCGGCACTAGAGAGAAAAGAAGCTAAAGAAAACCCCAAAATGCCTAAAAGGTAATTCGGCCACTACTAATACCATTTGTCGAAAATGCACACCCCCAAACCCCTTGGTCGAATTTTGCATCATCAAGCTACCCATTTCGGTTACAACTCTTCCTTACTCAAACTCCTTGAAAatctccttgattttctccctgATATCCTCCATAACCAACCacaagaccaattcaaactcttCATCACCAGAGTTCAAATCCAACACTAACTCTTGCCGTCCcctaatagaaaaataattactcCCTGCCTGACATAGGATTCGAACCCTTCCTCTCTCAATAATCATgccacgccaccaccactaggccacaaGCTCACTTGTGTCATCAATCAATCGTAATAAAATATAAGCCCTACATACCAACGTCCAGATTCACTTaagagcaaaaattaaaataaattgcaagagccaagacttgaacccaggctcctttgcaaccttaatgatgccacaaccactagaccacatgcttccttgtgtcatttatttaacacaaaaatttaaaaggccttccatccagggttttattcacttgaaaccaaaatttgctaaagtccagatttgaacccaagatttctccaacatttctcagggccattaaccaccaaaggagacatttaattgtttcatttcctTGCATGGTTAAATACTTATTTACAACCTCCTTACAGatccatactcaaggcccaatacttttaggcccaaattctAGGGCGTTACATCTGAATTGAAAATCGAACCATTGCTGGTTGTGTGCGAGTATGCGGCCATATTTCAAGAGGAATTGCCAAGtttacctccagttagagaagttgaattcagAATTGAGCTAATGCCAAGGATGACACACAACTCTATTGCCCCATATAGGATGGCCCCGACTGAACTGAAAGAATTGAAATCACAGTTGCAAGACCgacaagggttttgcgagaccaagtttttcgcaaagcctttgtcagtcaactcttacaactgcgactttaattctttcaactctattggtgccattctatatggagcaaccgagatcggagttgttctcggtatcaactcaataccaaattctacttctctgacaGGAAGCAAACCcgacaactcttctggaaatacatccgcgaattcacatacaatcgaaactgattcaattttcttctcaaattcctttgtattcaatacatacgccaaataagcttcataaccctttctcaaatatctctaagccaacatcgaagaaatcacactaggaaATGCCTCTGATTCTCTGATTCAGCCCgcagaattttaccattttcacattttaattcaataaccttttgtttacaatttactatagcatcatgcaatgtcaaccaatccatacccaaaataacatcaaattcgtcaaacggcaaaaacatcaagttggccggaaaataatgacctctaatcatcaaaggacatttcttgcatactttatcaactataacatatttgcctaacgggtttgacacttcaatcataaattccgtagactcaacatgtatactcatattagacaccaatttcatgcacacatacgaatgagtagaaccggggtcaatcaaaacaataatgttaacatcataaagagagaaaataccagtgatcacatcgggagatgaagcatcttcacgcgcccttatggcataagctctagccggagctctagcttcaAATTTAAACGCTAAATCTCtgactacattcttgctgcttgcctCATTCCCAGCATTTCTCGAAGATCTTCCTCTCGAAACTGCACCACTAGGTtttgcactctgaaatttttctttctcaattctctcgggatagtctctaataaaatgatttgGAGAACCACACTGGTAACATTCGTTAGTTCTACATGGACCAAGGTGACTTCTACCACATCGTTGGCACTTGGGTCTAACAAATCTcgaatttcccacactagccacatAAGTAGTCTCAGATTTAAAACCCGCGTTTTGCTTCTTACGATTCCCATACAAATGTCTGGCCCAAACAtgagaacgagaatacatatctCTAGATTTTCTAGATTGCGGTGGGAATGCactgctcatcggtcttttcttcaaatttctagtctcagcctctaccttactcttttctttaattatttcttCGGCCTTGCAAGGctgatcaacaagtactacgaactctttcaactcaagaattcccacaaatactttgatgtcttcattgagtccgtcttcaaatcgtctgcacattttagcctctgaagGAATACATTCTCTAGTATACTTACTCAACCGAACGAACTCCATTTCAcactcagtaactgtcatgttgccttatttcaactcaagaaactctttatgcttctgttcaacaaatctttcactgatgtatttcttttgaaattcttcttgaaagaactcccaagtcactttctctttcggtaccactaaaatcaatgtcttccactaataataggctgaatctctcaacaaggatatatcacattttaagcactcttcaggtgtacaagacaattcgtcaaatacccgaatagaattctcaagctaAAAATctactttctcggcatcatcatcaatatttgccctgaattcttcagccccttgcttacGAATACTATCAACTGGGTTCTATGAAATTtgatcagatccataccttgaggcattggGGGTACATGTTGAGGAATCGAGGGATGCGGGGGAGgttgttgagcattcgggttcgtacgaatgaactcggggtaccatgcattcatcatctggagaaaggctttcCAAGCCCCTTCTACTCCTCCTTGACTAACAGTAGGAGGTCAATTTTCAGTCGGCATCGCCCCTTCAGTAAGAGCTGGTGTATTGCTCTCTACATAACCGGCCACAattggatcgggatccatttactataaaaaaaatcattttgaaggttaggagtcatcacactatcacaatatatatggcatgtatagcaaaactcGCACATACGccacgttagtccgagaaccgactaaaccgtagctttgataccaccaaataacacccccttacccgagaccatcgtcggagtcgagcataaggcgttaacagacttaaattatcacttaaacaatttcaaacaatttatttcacctttcgtaataaactGCCCATCTACGTCACAGTtgctaaaaaattcatatctaaagttaaaaaaatcaaaattaaaatccataaattttccctgaaactagactcatatatctatttaataaattttttccaaaatttttggtcgggctaattagtacagtttattagttaaagtttcccctatttcagtgtttgactgctctaacctctgttcactacgaatcactTTTATCTCtttacagaattcagatgactattctatttatttatcttaaaattagactcaataaggaatctatacatataaagtatgactcctaagtatttttgtacaatttttagtgaatttataaagtcagaacatgggattcagaaatcactctaaccctgttccaccaaaactcaaatttctcagaaaataaaactcatttacctattttgtttcttccatatgaaaatagacttaataagcttcaatttaatattttactcatcatctaattctatctctactatctttagtgatttttcaaactcacgttaTTGCTGTTGTATGATACTggtttatagcaaatttcacatttttatgaatttccatggattggatagcacattaagtatacataacaccaaatatgatcttgattagtcattccaatggttaatcattaccaaacatttccttaccacccaatagccatatcataagatcatatatacaaaatgattataatgctatacatgccatactcaaaatatacaagccactataccaaaatggtccacggatagtgtgagcgagcctccaaccgttcccgatttctgagctggcttgtcaaaactcggtacaaaatgttagaaatcgagcctattcctcgtaaactttatttttccctcgatcacgactcgaatctcatttctcttgatctaaaataacagatttagcttatttaatacttacatttattaaaacaattcctgactcaaactttggcagaattacatttttgcccctaaacttttacatatttacacattttcTCCAAgactcagaaattaaacttcatcctattttcttatgttttatgacatgctgatcatttttcccttctatggaaacatcaaattctcactgtaacatgtacttatgaacattagatatttttacctattatgtcgttttactcgttttcacataaaatcgcttagaaaaagttgtttaacacaatttcaagcttcatattcttccataaaacatcaaaacaaacacatttcacctatgggtatttttccaaatataaaccccaggttaaattattgctagaataagcttaatcaagttaccgagagtctaaaaacataaagaacattaaaaacggggctaaaatggacttacaatcaagcttgaaagcttgaaaaaacctAGATATGTCTTCTTCatgtgaaattcagccaagggaaTGAAGATgcataaaaattggcttttaattttgtttttaattcattttaataactaaatgaccaaaatgcccttaattaaaaactatggtgttttatcttcctttaggtatttttgtccaaactagtataatgatctaattacta contains:
- the LOC107961080 gene encoding uncharacterized protein; amino-acid sequence: MSKFLPSQSKKSREMYSRSHVSAGHSYRNRRRQNLGFRSQATSVASMGNAKPSKAECPQCGRRHFGNCRVREGSCFKCVSLDYIIKDCPEMMGKEKFQSPRPSGTASRGRPSRNIENGFGSKNVMRDIAVMSGARAPARAYAIHTREDATFPDVITAFLEDLPLETAPLGFAL